A window from Solanum stenotomum isolate F172 chromosome 7, ASM1918654v1, whole genome shotgun sequence encodes these proteins:
- the LOC125871603 gene encoding cationic peroxidase 1-like, producing MASISLVLLIIFPFLLRLSSAQSLSANFYSSSCPNVLSVIKTAVNSAVSSEARMGASLLRLHFHDCFVNGCDASVLLDDTSNFTGEKTAGPNSGSIRGFDVIDTIKTQVESSCAGIVSCADILAVAARDSVVKLGGPSWTVLLGRRDSTTASLSAANSNLPGPTSSLSALISSFSNKGLTAREMVALSGSHTIGQARCTTFRTRLYNEANINASFATTVKANCPQSGGDNNLSPLDITSPTSFDNAYYKNLQIQKGLLHSDQVLFNGGSTDSIVNTYSSNSATFSTDFANAMVKMGNLSPLTGTNGQIRKNCRKTN from the exons ATGGCTAGCATATCATTGGTATTACTAAtaatatttccttttcttcttaGATTGAGCTCTGCTCAATCCTTGTCCGCCAATTTCTACTCTTCATCGTGCCCAAATGTCCTCTCGGTTATTAAAACCGCGGTGAATTCTGCTGTTTCTAGTGAGGCTCGAATGGGGGCTTCGTTACTTCGTCTTCATTTCCATGATTGTTTTGTTAAT GGTTGTGATGCATCGGTGCTACTAGATGATACATCAAACTTTACGGGAGAGAAAACCGCTGGACCAAATAGTGGATCGATAAGAGGATTTGATGTGATAGACACTATCAAAACTCAAGTGGAGTCTTCTTGTGCTGGCATTGTATCTTGTGCAGATATTTTAGCTGTTGCAGCACGAGATTCTGTTGTCAAA CTTGGTGGCCCTAGTTGGACTGTTTTACTAGGCAGAAGAGACTCAACTACTGCAAGTTTGAGTGCAGCAAACAGCAATCTTCCTGGACCAACTTCGAGCCTCAGTGCACTCATTTCTTCCTTCTCTAACAAAGGTTTAACCGCTAGGGAAATGGTCGCTCTCTCag GAAGTCACACAATAGGCCAAGCGCGATGTACTACTTTCAGAACGCGCCTATACAATGAAGCCAATATAAATGCCTCATTTGCAACTACAGTAAAAGCAAACTGTCCACAAAGTGGTGGTGACAACAATCTTAGCCCACTAGACATCACAAGCCCAACTTCATTTGACAATGCTTACTACAAGAACTTGCAAATTCAAAAGGGCCTTCTTCATTCTGATCAAGTGTTATTTAATGGAGGATCTACTGACTCAATAGTTAACACTTATAGCTCCAATTCCGCGACTTTCTCCACTGATTTCGCAAATGCTATGGTGAAAATGGGAAATCTTAGCCCTCTTACTGGAACCAATGGACAAATCCGTAAAAATTGCAGGAAAACAAACTaa